In Mastigocladopsis repens PCC 10914, a single window of DNA contains:
- a CDS encoding helix-turn-helix domain-containing protein yields MPYTIPNNSCVGCDNCRPQCPTGAIKLENNEYWIDPSLCNNCEGYYPEPQCVVVCPTDSPIPMQAKKGRCKVDSRDATSPDLFANGKSNPFASAIVIWEACNVLAQRTSLPWEIDEYGKACYRRQVNQGRGAIAFHIAKPSNGSKLATELGVVEELDIRAACMHLIFAAYATALDQPWEQSFTIDDRQIEKYLGLEKRKDLSKPAKLALMKNLVQQTCSLITSINWPQQGRIKGFSVQGSRLWHLVDIQHYFQEDDQGCKYLVGLTFKVRAGLWAQYFLNKQGCKERNTFYQYGSLPKSLLTTVMSIWQQHEGAARLMLWLLFKTKMGKEQRITVPTLLRVAYGEEKVTLACRQREDRKRLLRTFENDLEVLNHYGMKPSFDPVTYPSEIQPLWAKLVNLPEDPDDALEFWIKDASGDRRLTDRGPRGKWNMLMNARILSFTVPPEWEQQSTESEKKQRTTKNRTKSKTTAGYLLGEQILQARTNLNLSQRELAKLAGKSQSWIRDLENGRLKAKLEDQVVLRKVLGIA; encoded by the coding sequence ATGCCTTATACAATTCCTAATAACAGTTGCGTTGGATGTGACAACTGCCGTCCCCAATGTCCTACTGGTGCAATCAAATTAGAGAACAACGAGTACTGGATCGACCCAAGTCTTTGTAACAACTGCGAAGGTTATTATCCCGAACCCCAATGTGTAGTCGTTTGTCCCACTGATTCTCCCATCCCTATGCAGGCGAAAAAGGGGAGATGTAAAGTTGATTCAAGAGATGCCACCAGCCCAGATTTATTTGCTAACGGTAAAAGCAATCCCTTTGCATCGGCAATTGTCATTTGGGAAGCTTGCAATGTCTTAGCACAGCGAACCTCCCTACCTTGGGAAATTGATGAATACGGAAAGGCGTGTTATCGCCGACAAGTTAACCAAGGGCGAGGGGCGATCGCATTTCACATCGCCAAACCAAGCAATGGAAGCAAACTTGCAACAGAATTAGGCGTTGTTGAGGAGCTTGATATCAGAGCAGCTTGTATGCATTTGATTTTCGCAGCTTATGCTACAGCTTTAGATCAGCCTTGGGAGCAGAGTTTTACCATTGACGATCGCCAAATCGAGAAATATTTGGGGCTGGAGAAACGCAAAGACCTAAGTAAACCCGCCAAGTTGGCTTTAATGAAAAACTTGGTGCAGCAAACTTGCTCGCTGATCACCTCTATTAATTGGCCCCAACAAGGTCGAATTAAAGGATTTTCAGTCCAAGGAAGCCGCTTGTGGCATTTGGTAGACATTCAGCATTACTTTCAAGAAGATGACCAAGGGTGCAAATATCTGGTTGGACTCACTTTTAAAGTGAGAGCAGGTCTATGGGCGCAGTATTTCTTAAATAAACAAGGATGTAAGGAACGAAATACATTTTATCAATATGGCAGTCTGCCTAAATCTCTATTAACGACAGTCATGAGTATTTGGCAGCAACACGAAGGAGCAGCGCGACTGATGCTGTGGTTGCTGTTTAAAACCAAAATGGGCAAAGAACAGCGCATTACAGTTCCCACCTTGCTGCGTGTTGCTTACGGTGAAGAGAAAGTTACCCTTGCTTGCAGACAAAGGGAAGACCGCAAGCGGCTGCTGCGAACCTTTGAAAACGACTTGGAAGTTCTTAATCATTATGGGATGAAACCAAGTTTCGACCCCGTGACGTACCCATCAGAGATTCAACCGTTGTGGGCGAAATTGGTCAATCTTCCCGAAGATCCAGACGATGCTTTAGAATTTTGGATAAAGGACGCTAGCGGAGACAGACGGCTGACAGATAGAGGTCCCCGTGGCAAGTGGAACATGCTGATGAATGCCCGGATTTTATCGTTTACAGTACCCCCCGAATGGGAGCAACAAAGCACTGAATCTGAAAAAAAGCAGCGAACGACAAAAAACAGAACAAAATCAAAAACCACAGCTGGATATTTGCTAGGGGAACAGATTTTGCAGGCAAGAACAAATCTTAATCTTTCCCAAAGAGAATTAGCAAAACTAGCAGGTAAAAGTCAAAGCTGGATTCGAGATTTGGAAAATGGTCGCTTAAAGGCAAAGTTAGAAGACCAAGTTGTGCTAAGGAAAGTATTGGGTATTGCTTAA
- the fdxB gene encoding ferredoxin III, nif-specific, with product MATITGLTFGGKTWTPKFVEAIDQDKCIGCGRCFKICGHNVLLLKAMNEEGEFVEDEDDDEIEKKVMTIANKENCVGCEACARICSKNCYTHAALNN from the coding sequence ATGGCAACGATAACAGGATTAACTTTTGGTGGTAAAACTTGGACACCTAAATTTGTTGAGGCAATTGACCAGGACAAATGTATCGGTTGTGGCAGATGCTTTAAAATATGTGGGCATAATGTGCTCCTCTTAAAAGCAATGAACGAAGAAGGAGAATTTGTGGAAGATGAGGATGATGATGAAATTGAAAAAAAAGTCATGACAATTGCTAACAAAGAAAACTGCGTGGGTTGTGAGGCTTGTGCCCGAATTTGTTCCAAGAACTGCTATACTCATGCTGCATTAAATAACTAG
- a CDS encoding cytochrome c oxidase subunit II has product MQQIPVSLWTLVAGILVTIVSIWVGQNHNLLPVQASQQAPLVDGFFSIMVSIATALFLVVEGTIVIFLVKYRRRRGDDTDGVHVEGNFPLEVFWTAIPSIIVLCLGIYSVDVFNRMGGFEPGSHPHMPHSPAHVAQIPGSAIAATLSDADSDESQTATPAAAPKIGIGATPKEEGKKADLLVNVTGMQFAWLFDYPDSGVNAGELHVPVGADVQLNLSATDVIHSFWVPQFRLKQDAIPGIPTELRFVATKPGTYPVVCAELCGGYHGSMRSQVIVHTPQEFESWLSENRVGQKQDLKEAVAVNPADLSTSEFLAPYAQEMGVNTATLQSLVMSK; this is encoded by the coding sequence ATGCAACAAATTCCTGTTTCACTATGGACTCTAGTGGCTGGGATATTAGTTACAATTGTCAGCATTTGGGTTGGACAAAACCACAATCTATTACCGGTGCAAGCATCGCAACAAGCGCCTTTGGTAGACGGGTTTTTTAGCATTATGGTCTCCATTGCCACAGCTCTGTTTTTGGTGGTAGAAGGAACCATTGTGATTTTTTTGGTTAAGTACCGCCGCCGTCGTGGGGATGACACGGATGGCGTGCATGTTGAAGGTAACTTTCCCTTAGAAGTTTTTTGGACGGCTATCCCATCGATTATCGTCCTCTGCTTGGGAATCTACAGTGTTGATGTTTTTAACCGAATGGGAGGGTTTGAGCCGGGGAGTCATCCTCATATGCCTCATTCCCCAGCTCATGTTGCTCAAATTCCAGGAAGTGCCATTGCTGCTACCTTGAGTGATGCGGACTCGGATGAGTCACAAACAGCAACACCAGCAGCAGCTCCAAAAATCGGCATTGGCGCGACTCCTAAAGAAGAAGGCAAAAAAGCCGACTTGCTTGTCAACGTCACGGGGATGCAGTTTGCTTGGCTGTTCGACTACCCGGATAGTGGAGTGAATGCTGGAGAATTACACGTTCCAGTCGGTGCTGACGTGCAACTCAACCTTTCTGCAACGGATGTGATTCACTCGTTCTGGGTGCCACAATTCCGGCTGAAGCAAGATGCGATTCCTGGAATACCTACCGAACTACGATTTGTCGCTACGAAACCAGGCACATATCCCGTAGTTTGTGCTGAACTGTGCGGCGGCTACCACGGCTCAATGAGGTCACAAGTCATTGTCCACACGCCTCAAGAGTTTGAAAGCTGGCTCTCTGAAAACCGGGTTGGTCAAAAGCAAGATTTGAAAGAAGCTGTTGCAGTTAATCCAGCAGACTTATCAACATCAGAGTTTCTTGCTCCCTACGCCCAAGAGATGGGGGTGAACACAGCAACTCTCCAGTCATTAGTCATGAGTAAGTAG
- the ctaD gene encoding cytochrome c oxidase subunit I produces the protein MTQVELPRNTPPEDNQSGTQVVAHAEHHQAWKWYDYFTFNVDHKVIGIQYLVTAFVFYLIGGLMAVAIRAELATPESDLLDPNLYNAFMTNHGTIMIFLWIVPSAIGGFGNYLVPLMIGARDMAFPKLNAIAFWLNPPAGLLLGASFFFGGSQSGWTAYPPLSLVTANTAQTLWILAIVLVGTSSILGSVNFVVTIWKMKVPSMKWDQLPLFCWAILATSVLALLSTPVLAAGLVLLLFDLNFGTSFFKPDAGGNVVIYQHLFWFYSHPAVYLMILPIFGIMSEVIPVHARKPIFGYKAIAYSSLAICVVGLFVWVHHMFTSGTPGWMRMFFTISTLIVAVPTGVKIFGWVATLWGGKIRFTSAMLFAIGLLSMFVMGGLSGVTMGTAPFDVHVHDTYYVVGHFHYVLFGGSVFGIYAGIYHWFPKMTGRMLKETWGRVHFILTFIGTNLTFLPMHELGLQGMPRRVAMYDPQFVTLNEICTIGAFILGASVIPFTINILWSWIAGRKASDNPWNALTLEWTTSSPPLVENWEELPVVTHGPYDYGLNAHSAEIPPSAATEVGA, from the coding sequence ATGACCCAAGTAGAACTTCCACGAAACACTCCACCCGAAGACAATCAATCTGGTACTCAGGTGGTTGCCCATGCAGAACATCATCAGGCGTGGAAATGGTACGACTACTTCACGTTTAATGTTGACCACAAGGTTATTGGCATCCAATACCTGGTGACGGCGTTTGTATTTTATCTGATCGGCGGACTCATGGCTGTTGCCATACGTGCAGAACTGGCGACACCAGAATCAGATTTGCTCGATCCAAACCTCTACAACGCTTTCATGACGAATCACGGGACGATCATGATTTTTTTGTGGATCGTACCCAGTGCAATTGGCGGATTTGGTAACTATCTAGTGCCATTAATGATTGGCGCTAGAGATATGGCTTTCCCCAAGCTGAATGCGATCGCCTTTTGGTTAAACCCACCCGCAGGATTGCTGCTAGGGGCTAGCTTCTTCTTCGGTGGTTCGCAATCTGGTTGGACGGCTTACCCACCGTTAAGCTTGGTGACGGCTAACACCGCGCAAACGCTGTGGATACTTGCCATTGTCCTCGTGGGAACTTCCTCGATTTTGGGTTCGGTGAACTTTGTAGTCACCATCTGGAAGATGAAGGTTCCCAGCATGAAATGGGACCAATTGCCCTTGTTCTGTTGGGCAATCTTAGCAACCTCCGTGCTTGCACTACTCTCCACACCCGTGTTAGCGGCAGGCTTAGTGTTGCTGTTGTTTGACCTCAACTTTGGCACCTCGTTCTTTAAACCAGATGCAGGCGGTAACGTTGTTATCTACCAACATTTGTTCTGGTTCTATTCCCACCCGGCAGTTTATCTGATGATTCTGCCTATCTTCGGCATCATGTCCGAGGTGATTCCGGTTCACGCGCGCAAGCCAATCTTTGGATATAAGGCGATCGCCTATTCTAGTTTGGCAATCTGCGTCGTCGGTTTGTTCGTCTGGGTACATCATATGTTTACCAGCGGTACACCCGGTTGGATGCGGATGTTCTTCACTATCTCCACCCTGATCGTTGCCGTTCCCACTGGCGTGAAAATTTTCGGCTGGGTTGCTACCCTCTGGGGCGGTAAAATACGCTTCACATCTGCCATGCTGTTCGCCATTGGCTTGTTGTCGATGTTTGTCATGGGTGGTTTGAGCGGCGTGACAATGGGAACAGCCCCCTTTGATGTTCACGTCCACGACACTTACTATGTGGTGGGGCATTTCCACTACGTCTTGTTTGGCGGTTCCGTATTTGGCATCTACGCCGGAATCTATCACTGGTTCCCCAAAATGACGGGGCGGATGCTGAAGGAAACCTGGGGTCGGGTTCACTTTATCCTCACTTTCATCGGCACGAATCTGACCTTCCTACCCATGCACGAGTTGGGTTTGCAAGGAATGCCTCGACGAGTTGCAATGTATGACCCGCAGTTTGTCACCCTCAATGAGATTTGTACCATTGGTGCATTTATCTTAGGTGCGTCCGTGATTCCCTTCACCATCAACATCCTTTGGAGTTGGATTGCTGGACGCAAGGCAAGTGATAATCCTTGGAATGCTTTGACCTTAGAATGGACAACCAGCTCGCCACCTCTGGTTGAAAACTGGGAAGAATTGCCCGTTGTCACTCACGGTCCCTACGACTACGGTTTGAATGCTCATAGTGCTGAAATACCCCCATCTGCTGCAACTGAGGTAGGTGCTTAG
- a CDS encoding cytochrome c oxidase subunit 3: MAIATTTSPVHHEEHHPDLRVLGLLVFLISESLMFGGFFATYLFFRGSAEVWPPEGTEVELLLPTINTIILVSSSFVIHFGDTAIKKNDVQGMRKWYKITAIMGAIFLLGQVVEYMTLGYGLTTNVFSNCFYLMTGFHGLHVFVGLLLILGVLWRSRRPGHYSATKHTGIEMAEIYWHFVDIIWIILFTLLYVLTKF, from the coding sequence ATGGCTATAGCGACAACCACGAGTCCAGTTCATCACGAAGAACATCATCCAGATTTGCGAGTCTTGGGGCTGTTAGTGTTCCTGATTTCCGAATCTCTGATGTTCGGCGGATTTTTTGCCACTTACTTGTTCTTCCGAGGCAGTGCTGAAGTTTGGCCTCCAGAAGGAACCGAAGTAGAGTTATTGTTGCCTACAATTAACACGATCATTCTGGTTTCCAGTAGTTTCGTTATTCACTTCGGCGATACAGCAATTAAAAAGAATGATGTCCAAGGAATGCGGAAGTGGTACAAAATCACCGCAATCATGGGCGCAATTTTCTTGCTTGGTCAGGTGGTTGAGTACATGACTTTGGGATACGGTCTGACTACCAACGTCTTTTCCAACTGCTTTTACTTAATGACAGGGTTCCACGGTTTGCACGTTTTTGTGGGGCTGTTGTTGATTTTGGGTGTGTTATGGCGTTCCCGTCGTCCTGGTCATTATTCTGCCACCAAACACACTGGCATTGAAATGGCAGAAATTTACTGGCACTTTGTAGACATCATCTGGATTATTCTCTTCACCCTGCTGTACGTTCTCACCAAGTTTTAA
- a CDS encoding cysteine dioxygenase family protein, with protein MKGRDWLVTEDGQYQVCQSVRAWDLLRDNYRFYRFLTEVEDVLKDAEDESSHLPEIRMLVRRLIVNSYWVQSRYLEPCSKTGISVVLLYDELGFPFTVQTVTFAPGTPSTIHNHGTWGVVAVLKGEEKNTFWQRTPNSEFKDKIERTGELTLFPGDIISLAPNAIHSVEAVGDQPTVTFNIYGETRMQERLEFDTVSHLARNF; from the coding sequence ATGAAAGGAAGGGATTGGCTTGTCACTGAAGACGGACAGTATCAAGTCTGTCAATCTGTAAGAGCATGGGATTTACTGAGAGATAATTATCGCTTCTATCGATTTCTGACTGAAGTGGAAGATGTTCTCAAAGATGCTGAAGATGAAAGCAGCCATCTTCCAGAAATTCGGATGCTAGTCAGGCGGTTGATTGTTAACTCCTACTGGGTACAAAGTCGATATTTAGAGCCTTGTTCTAAAACAGGAATCTCAGTTGTCCTTCTTTATGATGAGTTAGGTTTTCCATTTACCGTGCAAACCGTAACATTTGCACCAGGAACCCCATCGACAATTCACAACCACGGGACTTGGGGTGTTGTAGCCGTGTTAAAAGGAGAGGAGAAAAATACATTTTGGCAGCGTACACCCAATTCAGAATTTAAGGACAAAATTGAACGGACGGGAGAGTTAACGTTATTTCCAGGGGATATTATTAGCTTGGCTCCCAATGCAATTCATAGCGTGGAAGCAGTCGGTGATCAACCAACTGTGACTTTTAATATTTATGGCGAAACTCGTATGCAAGAGCGTTTGGAGTTTGACACCGTTAGCCATTTGGCTAGGAATTTTTAA
- a CDS encoding ArsC/Spx/MgsR family protein: protein MARVIFYEKPGCKGGTKQKTLLTAAGHEVVAYNLLTEPWTIERLRSFFGDRPVSEWFNRTAPKIKSGEIVPEQIDTETALVLMLRDPLLIRRPLIQVGDRREVGFDVELIDAWIGLKPKDATLKEISEKLMNQDLQTCSHKHEHNHEPGSCKH from the coding sequence ATGGCAAGAGTAATTTTCTATGAAAAACCTGGCTGTAAAGGTGGTACTAAGCAAAAAACTCTACTAACAGCCGCAGGTCATGAGGTGGTAGCTTACAATCTGCTTACTGAACCTTGGACTATTGAACGTTTGCGCTCATTTTTTGGCGATCGCCCTGTGTCTGAATGGTTTAATCGTACCGCTCCAAAGATAAAATCTGGAGAGATAGTTCCTGAACAAATAGATACTGAAACCGCCTTGGTGCTCATGCTAAGAGATCCACTGTTAATTCGCCGTCCTTTGATTCAAGTGGGCGATCGCCGTGAGGTGGGTTTCGATGTCGAACTTATAGATGCTTGGATTGGCTTAAAGCCTAAGGATGCAACTCTTAAGGAAATTAGTGAAAAGCTGATGAACCAGGATCTGCAAACCTGTTCCCACAAGCATGAACACAACCATGAGCCAGGTTCGTGCAAGCACTAG
- a CDS encoding RNA recognition motif domain-containing protein, producing the protein MSIYVGNLSYEVEQDDLKQVFVEYGTVKSVQLPTDRETGRVRGFAFVEMGTDAEEAAAIEALDGAEWMGRNLKVNKAKPREDRGSFGGGRRGNNSGGFSRRY; encoded by the coding sequence ATGTCAATTTATGTTGGTAATCTATCCTACGAGGTCGAGCAAGATGACCTCAAACAGGTTTTTGTCGAATATGGAACTGTTAAGAGTGTTCAATTGCCTACAGACCGAGAAACAGGTCGTGTGCGAGGTTTCGCATTTGTAGAAATGGGAACAGATGCAGAAGAAGCAGCAGCGATTGAGGCTCTTGACGGTGCTGAGTGGATGGGTCGTAATTTGAAGGTTAATAAGGCTAAACCCCGCGAAGACAGAGGTTCGTTTGGTGGTGGTAGACGGGGAAACAATAGTGGAGGATTCTCTCGACGCTACTAA
- the rpsU gene encoding 30S ribosomal protein S21, with product MTQIIVGENEGIESALRRFKREVSKAGIFPDMKKHRHFETPLEKHKRKAVARHRQQRYKRRFR from the coding sequence ATGACCCAAATAATTGTGGGCGAAAATGAAGGAATTGAGTCAGCCTTACGTCGATTTAAGCGAGAAGTTTCCAAGGCGGGAATTTTTCCAGATATGAAGAAACATCGTCACTTTGAAACGCCTCTGGAGAAACACAAGCGTAAAGCAGTTGCTAGACACAGACAGCAGCGGTATAAGAGACGTTTCCGTTAG
- a CDS encoding MarR family winged helix-turn-helix transcriptional regulator, which yields MLDVPPAISAEQFEHWRKANFPQLLLRATRSLNARITTEMHKRGHGQLRSSHSALLANLDIEGTCLTELAEQAGMTKQAMGELLMDLEDKGYVERRSDPIDRRAKRIYFTEIGRRGLLDAWTILQEVEAEFRAVLGTQGFQLLRTALIMTLEQTHLQKQLDSGFKEKEPGSKACP from the coding sequence GTGCTTGATGTGCCACCTGCTATTTCTGCGGAGCAATTTGAACATTGGCGAAAAGCCAATTTTCCGCAGTTACTTCTGCGGGCTACCCGATCACTCAACGCTCGCATCACCACCGAGATGCACAAGCGCGGACATGGGCAGTTGCGTAGTTCTCACTCTGCCTTACTCGCCAATTTGGACATAGAAGGAACTTGCCTTACAGAGTTAGCTGAACAGGCAGGTATGACCAAGCAGGCTATGGGAGAGTTGTTGATGGACTTAGAAGATAAAGGGTATGTCGAACGCCGATCAGATCCCATAGACCGAAGAGCAAAGCGTATCTACTTTACTGAGATTGGCCGTCGGGGACTACTGGATGCTTGGACGATTCTGCAAGAAGTGGAGGCAGAGTTTCGGGCTGTACTCGGAACGCAAGGTTTCCAATTGCTACGTACAGCGCTGATCATGACTCTGGAGCAAACTCATTTGCAAAAGCAGTTGGATTCAGGTTTCAAAGAGAAAGAACCAGGTTCAAAGGCTTGTCCGTAG